The Zerene cesonia ecotype Mississippi chromosome 29, Zerene_cesonia_1.1, whole genome shotgun sequence genome includes a region encoding these proteins:
- the LOC119837918 gene encoding protein BCCIP homolog has translation MSNKRNKEIVHDSESEGEQESGSERDSDVDSDGNYVGEKELQTDFEGRNPEDCDFHGIKQLLRQLFLKSNVDLGALAQIIISQNYVGSVVKQCLDDGIDEDDDDDVGDGVFGVTTVINITKRKEESCVKQIRTLLTTLADGNADEKTKALVNKILSDDGSQVGLVINERILNIPAAISVPLFSSLQSEIEKAVKKNMPYTFQYLIWICKTYKTSEDETDVLFANQEEKPLTEEALASFDVDVTEQAELSQWDYEGGAMTPYRKVLIFDGKKFTQLVRLMKEEVEGV, from the exons ATGTCGaacaaaagaaacaaagaGATAGTACACGATAGCGAAAGCGAAGGAGAACAAGAATCGGGTAGTGAAAGAGATTCCGATGTTGACTCTGATGGAAATTATGTAGGAGAAAAG gaaCTTCAAACTGACTTTGAGGGTCGCAATCCAGAGGACTGTGATTTCCAcggaataaaacaattattacggcaattgtttttaaaatccaATGTTGACTTGGGAGCACTtgctcaaataattatat cacAAAACTATGTAGGAAGTGTTGTAAAACAGTGCTTAGATGATGGTAttgatgaagatgatgatgatgatgttggtGATGGAGTGTTTGGAGTCACTACAGtcataaatatcacaaaaagaAAG GAAGAATCCTGCGTAAAACAAATCCGAACACTGCTAACCACACTGGCCGATGGAAATGCTGATGAGAAGACCAAAGCACTAGTCAACAAGATATTGTCCGATGATGGGAGCCAAGTGGGTCTTGTAATTAATGAGAG GATTTTAAACATTCCAGCGGCAATAAGTGTGCCTCTCTTCTCCTCACTTCAGTCAGAAATAGAGAAAGCAGTTAAGAAAAACATGCCTTATACATTCCAATATCTCATTTGGATAtgcaaaacatataaaacaagtG AAGACGAAACAGATGTGCTTTTCGCGAATCAAGAGGAAAAACCATTGACGGAAGAAGCTTTAGCTAGTTTTGATGTGGATGTGACTGAACAAGCTGAGTTGTCTCAGTGGGACTACGAAGGAGGCGCCATGACACCATATAGAAAg GTACTTATATTCGACGGTAAAAAGTTCACCCAACTTGTGAGACTTATGAAAGAAGAAGTGGAAGGTGTTTGA